One Candidatus Hydrogenedentota bacterium DNA segment encodes these proteins:
- a CDS encoding DUF4129 domain-containing protein produces MKKRRPKDGMTLLEIAEASLHQVRLAPLDVLTPYYVGSLPFVLAFLYFWADMAQGAFAYRHVDTSALAVAASFIWMKCWQAVSCTKMRANLAGSDTGAWRIARIVRLISTQTLIQSTGFFVLPVAFILMVPFGMVYAFYQNATVFGADEDNGVAAIAKRAWTEARRWQKQGLQVIWLFSPLPLMVGAGMILAMVPIAQVVSPDWGQVYVGALITMYCIILVPLSPIGMLVAFNIGILIIALPQLLNSMLGIDLMVTMGGNYYNSTFFAICVGVASLCLDPVMKAAYALRCFHGESLSSGEDLLIALRRVIASKGAHMVLLIAAALAASIALPCPVHAQEAGRSAPIVQPRELDEAIAAELQKAEYIWRMPKEIPEDAFKDNFVTHFIRAVQESIADLFKWLVDFIKWLVEALYGGDRRRGASSGSADAWVNTQRTLWFLVFGALLAALAIIVYRIYKQRKVQPIAAVAAPVLVTPNLEDEDVSADALPEDGWLTLARDLMERGDLRLAMRALFLASLAVLSHRELIRITKAKSNREYLRELQRRSHAAPAVPPIFESSIRAFERVWYGDHEVDRFAFSEFNADQERIRTLAKQQ; encoded by the coding sequence ATGAAAAAGCGGCGGCCCAAAGACGGCATGACCCTGCTCGAGATTGCCGAGGCCTCGCTCCACCAGGTGCGCCTCGCTCCGCTCGACGTGCTCACGCCGTACTATGTCGGCTCGCTTCCGTTCGTGCTCGCGTTTCTCTATTTCTGGGCCGACATGGCGCAGGGTGCGTTCGCGTACCGCCATGTGGACACGTCCGCCCTTGCCGTCGCCGCGTCGTTCATCTGGATGAAATGCTGGCAGGCCGTATCTTGCACGAAGATGCGCGCCAACCTCGCAGGCAGCGACACCGGCGCGTGGAGAATTGCGCGCATCGTGCGGCTCATATCTACACAGACGCTCATTCAGTCCACTGGATTCTTTGTTCTTCCCGTGGCATTCATCCTGATGGTGCCGTTTGGTATGGTCTACGCCTTCTACCAGAACGCGACGGTCTTCGGAGCGGACGAAGATAACGGCGTCGCCGCCATCGCCAAGCGCGCGTGGACCGAGGCGCGCCGCTGGCAAAAGCAGGGTCTCCAAGTGATTTGGCTGTTCAGTCCATTGCCGCTTATGGTCGGTGCGGGCATGATCCTGGCCATGGTGCCCATTGCGCAGGTAGTTTCGCCTGACTGGGGCCAGGTCTACGTCGGCGCGTTGATCACGATGTATTGCATCATTCTCGTGCCGCTCAGCCCGATCGGCATGCTCGTCGCATTTAACATCGGGATTCTGATCATCGCCCTTCCGCAACTGTTGAACTCGATGCTTGGCATCGATCTCATGGTCACCATGGGCGGCAACTACTACAATTCGACCTTCTTCGCCATCTGCGTCGGCGTCGCATCACTCTGCCTCGATCCGGTAATGAAAGCGGCGTACGCGTTGCGCTGTTTTCATGGCGAGTCGCTCAGTTCCGGCGAAGACCTGCTCATTGCGCTGCGCCGCGTCATCGCGTCAAAAGGCGCGCACATGGTTCTCCTGATCGCTGCGGCGTTGGCGGCGTCAATTGCACTTCCCTGCCCGGTGCACGCACAGGAAGCGGGCCGGTCGGCGCCCATCGTGCAGCCGCGGGAACTCGACGAGGCGATTGCCGCCGAATTACAGAAGGCCGAATACATCTGGCGCATGCCGAAAGAAATCCCCGAAGACGCATTCAAAGACAATTTCGTTACGCACTTTATCCGGGCGGTGCAAGAGTCCATCGCGGACCTATTCAAATGGCTCGTTGATTTCATCAAGTGGCTGGTTGAGGCGCTTTACGGCGGGGACCGGCGGCGGGGAGCGTCGAGCGGTTCTGCGGACGCGTGGGTGAACACCCAGCGGACTCTATGGTTCCTGGTGTTCGGCGCGCTGCTCGCCGCCCTCGCCATCATTGTGTATCGCATCTACAAACAGCGCAAGGTGCAGCCGATCGCCGCTGTTGCCGCTCCCGTGCTCGTCACGCCGAACCTCGAAGACGAAGACGTGTCCGCGGACGCACTCCCCGAAGACGGTTGGCTGACCCTCGCACGCGACTTGATGGAGCGCGGCGATCTGCGGCTTGCGATGCGCGCACTGTTCCTGGCGTCGCTCGCGGTCTTGTCCCACCGCGAACTCATCCGCATCACGAAAGCGAAGTCCAACCGCGAATACCTCCGCGAACTCCAACGCCGGAGCCACGCGGCGCCCGCGGTACCACCCATCTTCGAGTCAAGCATCCGCGCTTTCGAGCGCGTGTGGTACGGCGATCACGAAGTGGACCGGTTCGCGTTCAGCGAATTCAACGCGGACCAGGAGAGGATTCGTACGCTTGCGAAACAGCAATAG
- a CDS encoding DUF4350 domain-containing protein, which produces MRNSNRLYLLALLLVIAGFAYGAATLFLARYSRGDVYAPYSSYRADPLGTKALFEAMHSVRGVHVTRNIEPLDRLARNRAVTLFLNGMTFGFVGTQEIEAGLAEALDDVMARGGRVVISFAPVVMDVSYREKMDKDFQERMDERWRRKPAKKDDEESVGDQKAEKGPETEKPEAEPAGANDKKREETIIELPDKPNADDTSNKEEQEKEKQDEKDGEDEKRNRDRYAEYEAFMPRTVSWDKQWGVQLQFDSLEPDPLTNTFKSKTARRAIDAPVPEQLPVRTTLRFAPSSEEWRAIYSVGEKSVVIERPVGEGTLVLVADAYLLSNEAMRAERHPDLIAWLAGANPAIVFDEVTLGTERTRGLASLLWQYRLQGVVATLILIALLYIWKNGQPLVPPFHDALPTDAYAYVGKDSASGFTNLLKRSVPSTQVLRTCLAEWEKSFSHRSADLAESIRDAKAILLREDSVPAKQRDVVRAYKEICAAFSRHRLG; this is translated from the coding sequence TTGCGAAACAGCAATAGGCTATACCTGCTCGCATTGCTTCTGGTCATCGCCGGGTTCGCGTACGGCGCGGCGACGCTGTTCCTCGCGCGGTACTCGCGCGGCGACGTCTACGCGCCGTATTCGTCGTACCGCGCGGACCCCCTAGGTACGAAGGCGCTCTTCGAAGCGATGCATTCCGTTCGCGGCGTCCACGTTACGCGCAACATCGAACCGCTCGATCGGCTCGCGCGAAACCGCGCGGTCACCCTGTTTCTAAACGGGATGACCTTCGGGTTCGTCGGCACGCAGGAAATCGAGGCCGGCCTCGCCGAAGCGCTCGATGACGTCATGGCGCGGGGCGGCCGCGTAGTCATTTCGTTCGCACCTGTCGTCATGGATGTCTCGTATCGCGAAAAAATGGACAAGGATTTCCAGGAGCGCATGGACGAACGCTGGCGCCGCAAGCCCGCGAAGAAGGACGACGAAGAGTCCGTCGGCGATCAGAAAGCCGAGAAGGGTCCGGAAACGGAGAAACCCGAAGCCGAACCGGCCGGCGCAAACGATAAGAAGCGAGAAGAAACGATTATCGAGTTGCCGGACAAACCCAATGCGGACGACACCTCGAACAAAGAGGAACAGGAAAAAGAAAAACAGGACGAAAAAGACGGCGAGGATGAAAAGCGCAATCGGGACCGCTACGCGGAATATGAGGCCTTTATGCCGCGGACGGTCAGTTGGGACAAACAGTGGGGCGTGCAACTTCAGTTCGACAGCCTCGAGCCCGACCCGTTAACGAACACGTTCAAATCCAAAACCGCGCGCCGCGCAATCGACGCGCCGGTGCCCGAGCAACTCCCGGTGCGCACGACGTTGCGCTTCGCTCCGTCGTCAGAGGAATGGCGCGCAATTTACTCCGTTGGCGAAAAGTCTGTGGTTATTGAACGCCCGGTAGGCGAAGGCACGCTGGTGCTGGTCGCGGACGCCTACCTCCTCAGCAACGAAGCGATGCGCGCGGAACGCCATCCCGATCTGATCGCGTGGCTGGCCGGGGCAAATCCGGCGATCGTGTTCGACGAGGTCACGCTCGGTACGGAGCGCACGCGCGGCCTGGCGTCCCTGCTGTGGCAATACCGATTGCAGGGGGTCGTCGCAACCCTCATCCTCATTGCCTTGCTCTATATTTGGAAGAACGGCCAACCGCTCGTCCCGCCGTTCCACGACGCGCTGCCTACGGATGCCTATGCCTACGTCGGCAAGGACAGCGCGTCCGGTTTCACGAACCTGTTGAAGCGAAGCGTGCCCTCGACGCAAGTCCTGCGCACCTGCCTCGCCGAGTGGGAAAAATCGTTTAGCCACCGCTCCGCCGATCTCGCCGAATCGATCCGCGACGCGAAGGCGATTCTGCTCCGCGAGGACAGCGTGCCCGCGAAACAACGCGACGTGGTGCGCGCGTACAAGGAGATATGCGCGGCATTTTCGAGACATCGGTTGGGGTGA
- a CDS encoding long-chain-fatty-acid--CoA ligase, with amino-acid sequence MTGYEHVCRTHLTPLTFIERSTAVYPDKVAIVHGNRRYTYREFGERVNRLASALRKAGLKKDDRVAFLCANTPPMLEAHFGVPLAGGVLVCINTRLAPNEIKYILNHSGSKFLFVDTEFTNLILPNLDKLETVERIVNCADLPHTTRIDAPEYEEFIAAGSPEPVPWVIEDEMDSISINYTSGTTGMPKGVLFSHRGAYLNAIGVGLESGLRHESAYLWTLPMFHCNGWCYTWGVVALGGTHVCMRKFEPEQSWKLVKSEGITHFNGAPVVLIALINSPSRPARVEKPITVTTGGAPPSPTLIGNMEEMGVKLVHIYGLTETYGPYTICAPQENWRHLFLDKRAKLMARQGVRFVIADGLRVVDENMNDVPADGQTMGEVVMRGNLVMKGYYNDREATEKAFRGGWFHSGDVAVKHPDGYIELRDRSKDIIISGGENISSIEVEQTLYRHAAVLECAVVGVPHEKWGETPKAFVTLKDGKTATADELIAFCRGEIAHYKCPTAVEFIALPKTSTGKIQKYVLREKEWKGYDTRIKGA; translated from the coding sequence ATGACAGGCTACGAGCATGTCTGCCGGACTCATCTCACGCCGCTCACGTTCATCGAGCGGAGCACGGCGGTGTATCCGGACAAGGTGGCGATTGTACATGGGAACAGGCGCTACACGTACCGGGAATTCGGCGAGCGCGTCAACCGGCTGGCGTCGGCATTGCGCAAGGCGGGACTGAAGAAAGACGACCGCGTCGCGTTTCTCTGCGCGAACACACCGCCGATGCTGGAGGCGCACTTCGGCGTGCCGCTGGCGGGCGGCGTGCTGGTGTGCATCAATACGCGTCTCGCGCCGAACGAGATCAAGTATATTCTCAACCACTCCGGATCGAAGTTTCTTTTTGTCGATACGGAGTTCACGAACCTCATCCTTCCCAATCTCGACAAACTGGAGACGGTCGAGCGCATCGTCAATTGCGCCGATCTGCCGCACACGACCCGTATCGACGCTCCGGAGTATGAGGAGTTCATCGCGGCGGGCAGTCCCGAGCCTGTGCCATGGGTAATCGAAGACGAGATGGACAGCATCTCGATCAACTACACCAGCGGCACCACGGGCATGCCGAAGGGCGTATTGTTCTCGCACCGCGGCGCGTACCTGAACGCAATCGGCGTGGGTCTCGAGTCGGGCCTGCGCCATGAGAGCGCGTATCTCTGGACGCTGCCGATGTTTCACTGCAATGGTTGGTGCTATACGTGGGGCGTCGTGGCGCTCGGCGGTACGCACGTGTGCATGCGCAAGTTCGAACCGGAGCAGTCGTGGAAGCTCGTGAAATCCGAGGGCATCACGCATTTCAACGGCGCGCCGGTCGTGCTCATCGCGCTCATTAACTCGCCGTCCCGCCCAGCGCGCGTCGAAAAACCAATCACCGTCACCACCGGCGGCGCGCCGCCGTCGCCCACGCTCATCGGCAACATGGAAGAAATGGGCGTCAAGCTCGTCCACATCTATGGCCTTACGGAAACCTACGGGCCGTATACCATCTGTGCGCCGCAGGAAAACTGGCGGCACCTGTTCCTCGACAAACGCGCGAAACTCATGGCGCGGCAGGGCGTACGGTTCGTCATCGCGGACGGCCTCCGCGTCGTCGACGAAAATATGAACGATGTGCCCGCGGACGGGCAGACGATGGGGGAGGTCGTCATGCGCGGCAACCTCGTGATGAAGGGGTACTACAACGATCGCGAGGCGACGGAGAAAGCGTTCCGCGGGGGATGGTTTCACAGCGGCGACGTCGCGGTGAAGCACCCCGACGGCTACATCGAACTGCGCGACCGGAGCAAGGACATTATCATCAGCGGCGGCGAAAACATTTCCTCGATCGAAGTCGAGCAGACGCTCTACCGCCATGCCGCGGTGCTCGAATGCGCGGTCGTCGGCGTGCCACATGAGAAGTGGGGCGAAACGCCGAAGGCGTTTGTCACGTTAAAAGACGGCAAGACCGCGACTGCCGACGAACTGATTGCGTTCTGCCGCGGCGAGATCGCGCACTACAAGTGCCCGACGGCCGTCGAGTTTATTGCATTGCCCAAGACGAGCACCGGCAAAATCCAGAAGTACGTCTTGCGCGAGAAGGAATGGAAAGGCTACGACACGCGCATCAAGGGGGCGTAA
- a CDS encoding SDR family oxidoreductase translates to MSRILVTGGAGFIGSHLVHALVGRGHDVRVLDDFSTGRLSNLFGIVNSIHLVEGSITDREIVQKAVDEIDYCFHFAALPSVQRSIASPDATNGVNVTGSVNLFLACRTADVKRIIYASSSSVYGAANAGPLAEDRPCAPMSPYAVSKFAVENYARVFAALYTMEIVGLRFFNVFGPKQDPNSPYAAAIPLFISAIRAGQAPIVFGDGKQSRDFTYIDNVVDANIRAMEAPSPLSGIFNVACGASTSVLEILRMLGEIMNVTVQPSFEPPRPGEIPWSQASIARAHDAFGYTPAVGVRDGLSRTIEWTTGQGAEEPAK, encoded by the coding sequence GTGTCGCGCATTCTCGTTACCGGCGGGGCCGGTTTCATCGGCAGTCATCTTGTGCATGCGCTTGTTGGGCGCGGCCACGACGTCCGCGTGCTCGACGACTTTTCGACGGGCCGCCTGTCCAACCTGTTCGGCATCGTCAATTCGATTCACCTTGTCGAAGGCAGCATTACCGATCGCGAAATCGTGCAGAAGGCCGTGGACGAGATTGACTACTGTTTCCACTTCGCCGCGCTGCCGTCCGTGCAACGATCGATTGCCAGTCCCGACGCCACGAACGGCGTGAACGTCACCGGCAGCGTCAACTTGTTTCTTGCGTGCCGCACCGCCGACGTGAAACGGATCATCTACGCATCGTCGTCATCCGTCTATGGAGCGGCGAACGCCGGGCCGCTCGCCGAAGACCGCCCCTGTGCGCCCATGTCGCCCTACGCCGTCTCCAAATTCGCCGTCGAGAACTACGCGCGCGTATTCGCGGCACTGTACACCATGGAGATCGTTGGGCTTCGCTTCTTCAACGTTTTCGGCCCCAAGCAAGACCCGAACTCGCCCTACGCCGCGGCGATTCCGCTATTCATTAGCGCCATCCGCGCGGGTCAGGCGCCCATCGTATTCGGCGATGGCAAACAGTCGCGCGACTTCACCTACATCGACAACGTCGTGGATGCGAACATCCGCGCGATGGAAGCGCCGAGTCCTCTGTCCGGTATTTTCAACGTCGCCTGCGGCGCGAGCACCAGCGTGCTAGAGATTCTGCGCATGCTTGGCGAAATTATGAACGTTACCGTGCAGCCCTCCTTCGAGCCCCCTCGCCCGGGCGAGATTCCGTGGTCGCAGGCGAGCATCGCCAGGGCGCACGATGCGTTCGGTTACACGCCGGCCGTCGGCGTGCGCGACGGTTTGTCGCGCACAATCGAATGGACCACCGGCCAAGGCGCGGAAGAACCGGCCAAGTAA
- a CDS encoding RDD family protein, whose product MHNPRKDATPMPWYYAQNNQRFGPYTDQEFSNMVVQGTVTQDMLVWRDGMANWLPLSQAQPAPGGGMASAPSMGAEAAMGQSDRPMVVCSSCHRAFPEDEVIQYQGAYVCAACKPVFVQRLREGAPMVGEMRYAGFWIRFAAYFLDGIILGIVNFILGMMVGLGAAVGGDNNDAVVGMQIVLNLVSFALGITYYTFFNGRFGATPGKMACGLKIVTAEGQPITYLRAFARYWALMLSALTLMIGFIIAAFDDQKRALHDHICSTRVIRK is encoded by the coding sequence ATGCATAATCCGCGAAAGGACGCCACGCCCATGCCTTGGTACTACGCGCAAAACAATCAACGGTTCGGTCCGTATACCGACCAGGAATTCTCCAATATGGTCGTGCAGGGAACTGTCACGCAGGACATGCTCGTCTGGCGCGACGGCATGGCGAACTGGCTGCCCTTGAGCCAGGCGCAGCCCGCGCCGGGAGGCGGGATGGCGAGCGCGCCCTCCATGGGCGCGGAGGCCGCCATGGGCCAGTCGGACCGGCCGATGGTCGTGTGCAGTTCGTGCCACCGCGCGTTCCCCGAGGACGAAGTCATCCAATACCAGGGCGCGTACGTGTGCGCCGCGTGCAAACCCGTCTTCGTGCAGCGCCTGCGCGAGGGCGCGCCCATGGTCGGCGAGATGCGCTACGCCGGGTTCTGGATTCGGTTTGCCGCGTACTTCCTCGATGGAATTATCCTCGGCATCGTGAATTTCATCCTCGGCATGATGGTCGGCCTTGGCGCCGCCGTCGGCGGGGACAACAACGACGCCGTGGTCGGCATGCAAATCGTGCTGAACCTCGTTAGCTTCGCACTTGGCATAACCTACTACACCTTCTTTAACGGACGCTTCGGCGCCACGCCGGGCAAGATGGCGTGCGGGCTCAAAATCGTCACGGCCGAAGGGCAACCCATCACATACCTGCGCGCCTTCGCACGATACTGGGCGCTCATGCTTAGCGCGCTTACCCTGATGATCGGGTTCATCATCGCGGCGTTCGACGACCAAAAACGCGCGCTGCACGATCACATCTGCAGCACCCGCGTCATCCGGAAATAG
- a CDS encoding ABC transporter ATP-binding protein: MRTTVIHVQNFNKTYRDTVAVNDLSFEVNPGEILGLVGPNGAGKTSTLRSVAGIIPPTSGTLTVAGHDIVSDAIAAKRKLAYVPDDPKLFDTLTIWEHLEFVAMAYRVADWRERGEALLHRFDLTAKRRTVAQELSRGMRQKVAICCAYLHDPQVIMFDEPHVGLDPRGIRTMKDSILERVQLGASVVVSSHLLELVEDMCTHLLILHKGKRIYFGSMSGARTAFTGVGGDASLEEIFFHATEGSAETAESGVS, translated from the coding sequence GTGCGCACTACCGTGATCCACGTCCAAAATTTCAACAAAACGTATCGCGACACCGTCGCGGTCAACGATCTCAGTTTTGAGGTGAACCCCGGCGAAATTCTCGGCCTTGTCGGTCCGAATGGCGCCGGTAAGACGTCCACGCTCCGCAGCGTCGCGGGCATCATTCCGCCGACGAGCGGCACGCTCACCGTGGCGGGGCACGATATTGTGTCCGACGCCATCGCGGCGAAGCGCAAGCTCGCCTACGTACCGGACGACCCGAAATTGTTCGACACCTTGACGATTTGGGAGCACCTCGAATTCGTCGCGATGGCGTATCGCGTGGCGGATTGGCGGGAGCGCGGCGAGGCGCTCCTGCACCGGTTCGACCTCACGGCGAAGCGCAGGACCGTCGCGCAGGAGCTCTCCCGCGGCATGCGGCAGAAAGTCGCGATCTGCTGTGCGTATCTTCACGACCCGCAGGTCATCATGTTCGACGAACCGCACGTGGGCCTCGATCCGCGCGGCATCCGCACGATGAAGGACTCGATCCTCGAACGCGTGCAACTCGGAGCGTCCGTCGTCGTCAGCTCGCACCTGCTCGAACTCGTCGAAGATATGTGCACGCACCTGCTCATCCTTCACAAGGGCAAGCGCATCTATTTCGGCAGCATGAGCGGCGCGCGCACCGCGTTTACCGGAGTCGGGGGCGACGCGTCCCTCGAAGAAATTTTCTTCCACGCCACGGAAGGCAGCGCCGAAACGGCCGAATCCGGCGTCTCATGA
- a CDS encoding nucleotidyltransferase domain-containing protein, with product MKTAELHARVRVALRHSFGDRLRQVVHYGSTARGDERSDSDVDYLVVIEGPVRLGDDLDKIVQSLYPIQLEIDRPIHAMPVDELDFEAGAYGLYRAAKRDGAAI from the coding sequence ATGAAGACGGCCGAGCTACACGCGCGAGTACGAGTGGCATTGCGCCATTCGTTTGGAGATCGCCTGCGTCAAGTGGTCCACTATGGGTCGACGGCCCGTGGAGATGAGCGATCGGACAGCGATGTGGATTACCTCGTCGTGATCGAAGGGCCGGTGCGCCTAGGCGACGATCTCGACAAGATTGTGCAGTCGTTGTACCCGATTCAATTAGAAATAGATAGACCGATCCACGCGATGCCCGTGGACGAACTGGATTTCGAGGCTGGTGCATACGGACTGTATCGGGCAGCGAAACGGGACGGCGCTGCGATATGA
- a CDS encoding prolyl oligopeptidase family serine peptidase, producing MSLTALILAAGLCGGPAPFYADKLDLSIYEDAAGAHAIKSPQDWRIRRDHLIENMQLVMGYLPPDRAKVPLDIQIESEADTPKYVLKKLSYAVEAGDRVPAYLLLPKDITGKVPAMLCLHQTNKFGKGEPAGVDGLANLHYAKELAERGYVCLAPDYPRFGEYQIDVYRMGYASASMKGIWNHMRGVDLLQSLPEVDGDRIGCIGHSLGGHNTLFVSVFDERIKVAVTSCGFTRFAKYYSGDLTGWTHRGYMPRIDAVYGKDPARMPFDFPDILASLAPRYVFINAPTRDANFDVTGVQESVDAAKRIFALYKAADHVVAVHPDCEHDFPEDVREQAYRFIDGALKSR from the coding sequence ATGTCCCTGACCGCCTTAATCCTGGCAGCCGGCCTTTGCGGCGGACCCGCTCCATTCTACGCGGACAAACTCGATCTATCCATCTACGAAGACGCCGCCGGCGCCCATGCCATCAAGTCCCCGCAGGATTGGCGGATTCGGCGTGACCACCTTATCGAGAATATGCAACTCGTCATGGGCTACCTGCCGCCCGACCGGGCGAAAGTGCCGCTGGATATCCAGATCGAGTCGGAAGCGGACACGCCGAAATACGTGCTGAAGAAGCTGTCGTACGCGGTGGAAGCCGGCGACCGTGTTCCCGCCTACCTGTTGCTGCCGAAGGACATTACAGGCAAGGTCCCCGCGATGCTATGCCTCCACCAAACCAACAAATTCGGCAAAGGCGAACCGGCGGGGGTCGATGGGCTTGCCAATCTTCACTATGCAAAAGAACTGGCCGAACGCGGCTACGTCTGCCTTGCGCCCGATTATCCCCGCTTCGGCGAGTATCAGATCGACGTGTACCGCATGGGCTACGCGAGCGCCTCGATGAAAGGCATCTGGAACCACATGCGGGGCGTTGACCTCTTGCAGAGCCTGCCTGAGGTGGATGGCGATCGCATCGGCTGCATCGGGCACTCGCTCGGCGGGCACAACACGCTCTTCGTGAGCGTGTTCGACGAGCGCATCAAGGTGGCGGTCACGAGTTGCGGGTTCACGCGATTCGCAAAGTATTACAGCGGCGATTTAACGGGCTGGACCCACCGCGGCTACATGCCCCGCATCGACGCCGTATACGGGAAGGACCCCGCGCGGATGCCGTTCGATTTTCCGGACATCCTTGCGTCGCTTGCGCCGCGGTATGTGTTTATCAACGCCCCGACGCGAGATGCGAATTTCGACGTGACGGGCGTGCAGGAAAGCGTCGATGCGGCCAAGAGGATTTTCGCTCTGTACAAGGCGGCGGATCATGTAGTCGCCGTGCATCCCGATTGCGAACACGATTTCCCGGAGGACGTGCGGGAACAGGCGTATCGGTTCATCGACGGCGCACTGAAGTCGAGGTAG
- a CDS encoding MoxR family ATPase codes for MQAELDHLKELLTRTRQEVAKVIIGQDDVVQKSLIAIFTNHHALVEGVPGVAKTLLVRTLAHVLGCDFSRIQFTPDLMPADITGTNVFNLQQNQFTLLKGPVFTTFLLADEINRAPAKTQSALLQAMQERRVTIDRDTHMLPDNFTVFATQNPIEYEGTYPLPEAQKDRFMLKISMGCPSRDEELSLAARTLGTDSPEATLAAGKVKPVMTADDLTRVRGYLGHVTVREELVGYVVDIVRKTRTHNSILVGAGPRATQSILLSSRVQAAMNARDFVTPDDIKDMTPPVMEHRLILRPEFEIEGLTVPEVITRILEEVAVPR; via the coding sequence GTGCAAGCGGAACTGGACCATCTTAAAGAGTTGCTCACTCGCACGCGGCAGGAAGTCGCGAAGGTCATCATCGGCCAGGACGACGTGGTGCAGAAGTCGCTCATTGCGATCTTCACGAACCACCACGCGCTGGTCGAGGGCGTGCCCGGCGTCGCGAAGACTCTCCTCGTGCGCACGCTCGCGCACGTGCTCGGGTGCGACTTTTCACGCATCCAATTCACGCCCGATCTCATGCCCGCGGATATCACCGGCACCAATGTGTTCAACCTCCAGCAGAATCAGTTCACGCTGTTGAAGGGGCCGGTTTTCACAACCTTTCTGCTCGCGGACGAAATCAATCGCGCGCCGGCGAAGACGCAGTCCGCGCTGCTTCAGGCAATGCAGGAGCGCCGCGTCACCATCGATCGCGACACACACATGCTGCCCGACAATTTCACCGTCTTCGCGACGCAGAACCCGATCGAATACGAAGGCACCTATCCGCTTCCCGAGGCGCAGAAAGACCGCTTCATGCTTAAAATATCGATGGGCTGTCCCTCGCGCGACGAGGAACTTTCCCTTGCGGCGCGCACGCTCGGCACGGATTCGCCCGAAGCGACGCTCGCCGCGGGCAAAGTCAAACCCGTCATGACCGCGGACGACCTCACGCGGGTGCGCGGCTACCTCGGTCACGTCACCGTGCGCGAAGAACTCGTCGGCTACGTCGTGGACATCGTGCGCAAGACGCGCACGCACAACAGCATTCTCGTCGGCGCCGGCCCGCGCGCTACGCAATCGATTCTCCTGTCCTCGCGCGTTCAGGCCGCGATGAACGCACGCGACTTCGTTACGCCCGACGACATCAAGGACATGACGCCGCCGGTCATGGAGCACCGCCTCATCCTGCGGCCCGAATTCGAAATCGAAGGATTGACCGTGCCCGAAGTGATAACCCGCATTCTCGAAGAAGTCGCGGTGCCACGATGA
- a CDS encoding rhomboid family protein, producing the protein MSTLAHQRCRNHAQREAVARCPECRRYFCRECVTEHEDRVVCSSCLVKLAGGDAEKKWRISGVVQFGQFAAGLFLLWICFYVMGRLLLNIPSEFHDESFWAADTLTLGDE; encoded by the coding sequence GTGAGCACGCTCGCACACCAGCGGTGCCGCAACCACGCGCAGCGCGAGGCCGTGGCGCGGTGCCCGGAGTGCCGGCGCTACTTTTGCCGCGAATGCGTCACCGAGCACGAGGACCGCGTCGTGTGCTCCTCGTGCCTCGTGAAACTCGCCGGCGGCGACGCCGAAAAGAAATGGCGAATCAGCGGCGTTGTGCAGTTCGGCCAGTTTGCCGCGGGCCTGTTCCTGCTCTGGATTTGCTTTTACGTTATGGGCCGGCTCCTGCTCAACATCCCGTCGGAATTCCACGACGAATCGTTCTGGGCGGCCGACACACTCACGCTTGGTGACGAATGA
- a CDS encoding HEPN domain-containing protein: MTEEAAELLARARKALETAHAYTAAVADAAASRAYYAAFYAASAWLADRQESYSKHSAVEAAVHRDLVRPGHLPAELGAHYSWLSALRNTDDYGVKQHVSAEEANTATRRAKLIVEAIAGLIDSHA, translated from the coding sequence ATGACCGAGGAGGCGGCAGAGTTATTGGCTCGGGCCAGAAAAGCCCTGGAAACCGCGCATGCATACACCGCCGCCGTCGCTGACGCCGCGGCATCGCGAGCATATTATGCGGCCTTCTATGCAGCGTCTGCTTGGCTTGCAGACCGCCAAGAGTCGTATTCAAAGCATTCCGCTGTCGAAGCAGCGGTTCATCGGGATCTTGTGCGACCGGGACATTTGCCAGCCGAATTAGGCGCTCACTACTCGTGGTTGAGCGCGCTGAGGAACACTGACGACTACGGCGTAAAGCAGCATGTGAGCGCGGAGGAAGCGAATACGGCAACTCGACGGGCGAAGTTGATCGTAGAGGCAATAGCCGGTCTAATCGACTCCCACGCGTAA